A part of Syntrophales bacterium genomic DNA contains:
- a CDS encoding flagellar assembly protein T N-terminal domain-containing protein, which yields MKRTVFLMMVIGAVFLCGIALAQHKILSEGMATIHSNLVDIARDKAIDNAQRNAVEKAVGVMVTSSTEVENFQLKLDRILSESRGFINTYRIISEKREGDTYQVTIEANVGMGKLKERIEAINIIMTRKSKPRLMIIFSGQAQKDAIAEAAMTRYFIAKGFKLVDAKIVRKNREYEHLQTLTEDQKMLAKVGHYYGAEVVIIGSVDATCNSFTVENIEVYSNKVTVSIKLINADTGEIIATDSESGSAPGTKGDIKLITEEASVKLAKKMMEETLERWSSELTNTVTVKLLVSGLDSYQDLMRFKYLLSMEVKGFKEVYQRSYVQGQVELDLEIEGNTQGLADDIAAITINDRKVKILKITQNKIEAMLLP from the coding sequence ATGAAGAGAACGGTCTTTTTGATGATGGTAATTGGCGCGGTTTTTTTGTGCGGCATCGCTCTGGCTCAGCATAAGATTCTATCAGAGGGGATGGCAACCATTCATAGTAATTTAGTGGATATTGCCAGAGATAAAGCCATTGACAATGCCCAGCGTAATGCAGTGGAAAAAGCCGTGGGCGTTATGGTTACAAGTAGTACAGAGGTCGAAAATTTCCAGTTAAAGCTGGATCGGATTCTTTCTGAGTCCAGAGGTTTTATCAATACTTACAGGATTATCTCGGAAAAGAGAGAGGGTGATACGTATCAGGTGACTATTGAAGCCAACGTGGGAATGGGTAAGCTGAAAGAGCGCATAGAGGCTATCAATATTATTATGACGAGAAAGTCCAAGCCGCGCCTGATGATTATTTTCAGTGGGCAGGCCCAGAAGGATGCCATTGCTGAGGCGGCCATGACCAGATATTTTATAGCTAAAGGATTTAAGCTCGTTGATGCTAAAATTGTCAGAAAAAACAGGGAATACGAACACCTCCAAACCCTTACCGAGGATCAGAAGATGCTTGCTAAGGTAGGCCATTATTACGGTGCAGAGGTCGTGATTATCGGCAGCGTTGATGCCACATGCAATTCCTTTACGGTGGAGAATATTGAAGTATACTCAAACAAGGTTACTGTATCTATTAAGCTAATAAATGCTGATACGGGAGAGATAATCGCGACGGATAGTGAAAGCGGGTCGGCACCGGGTACAAAGGGCGACATTAAACTGATAACTGAAGAAGCATCTGTAAAGCTGGCCAAGAAAATGATGGAAGAGACTCTGGAGCGCTGGTCTTCTGAATTAACAAATACAGTTACAGTCAAATTGTTGGTGTCGGGCTTGGATTCTTACCAGGATCTGATGCGGTTCAAGTATCTTCTATCCATGGAAGTAAAGGGGTTCAAGGAAGTGTACCAGCGTTCTTATGTTCAGGGACAGGTTGAGTTGGACCTGGAGATTGAGGGAAATACTCAGGGCTTAGCCGATGATATCGCCGCAATTACCATAAATGATAGAAAAGTTAAGATATTAAAGATAACTCAGAACAAGATTGAAGCAATGCTTTTACCCTGA
- the rfbD gene encoding dTDP-4-dehydrorhamnose reductase produces the protein MRILILGHAGMLGSDLFLRLSASHDVTGKDIDDFDITSAVACHDVISEARPEIVINAAAYTDVDGCESNRQRCFSVNANGVKNVVLACKGIKVVHFSTDYVFDGQKGIPYQEDDLCHPVNTYGQSKLEGELFLKAFSHNFLLIRTAWLYGINGRNFVKTIAEAAKTSKTIDVVDDQIGSPTYTWDLAAAVQQLIEGHHTGVFHVTNMGCCSWYEFAVKILECISRKDVEVRPIKSDQLTRPASRPSCSVLSCEKFQKVTGKAMRHWQIALCDYISRVSEVEPHPHYINLDTSH, from the coding sequence GTGAGGATTCTGATATTAGGACATGCGGGTATGCTGGGCAGTGATCTTTTCCTAAGGCTCAGCGCCAGCCATGATGTAACAGGCAAGGACATAGATGATTTCGATATTACCTCAGCAGTTGCCTGCCATGATGTCATTTCAGAAGCGAGGCCGGAGATTGTTATTAATGCGGCTGCCTACACCGATGTAGATGGCTGTGAATCAAATAGACAGAGGTGCTTTTCGGTTAACGCCAATGGGGTTAAGAACGTTGTGCTCGCCTGCAAGGGTATAAAAGTCGTGCACTTCAGTACAGACTATGTCTTTGATGGACAAAAAGGAATACCCTATCAGGAAGATGATTTGTGCCATCCTGTCAATACCTATGGCCAGTCCAAGCTCGAGGGGGAATTGTTTCTTAAGGCATTCTCGCACAACTTTCTCCTCATACGGACGGCCTGGCTCTACGGAATAAATGGCAGGAACTTTGTTAAGACCATTGCGGAGGCGGCCAAAACATCAAAGACGATTGACGTGGTTGACGATCAGATTGGTTCACCGACCTATACATGGGATCTGGCTGCTGCCGTTCAACAGCTTATCGAGGGTCATCACACCGGGGTTTTTCATGTGACCAACATGGGATGCTGTAGCTGGTATGAATTTGCCGTGAAGATATTGGAGTGTATAAGCAGGAAGGATGTTGAAGTAAGACCAATAAAGTCAGACCAACTGACAAGACCGGCGAGCCGTCCCTCGTGTAGTGTCCTTAGCTGCGAAAAGTTTCAAAAAGTAACGGGAAAAGCCATGAGACACTGGCAGATTGCCTTGTGTGACTATATCAGCAGGGTATCAGAGGTAGAACCCCATCCACATTATATTAACCTTGACACTTCGCACTAA
- a CDS encoding phosphoglycerate kinase, translated as MKFIDEIDIRGKRVLFRFDFNVPLVPLDGSFNIVDDTRIRAVLPTLNYALDKGAKVIIISHLGRPKGRVVPELSLAPVTIRLSRLLGLLDKQVQMAGDCIGDEVRKLIADMKPRCIVLLENLRFHPEEEANADEFARELASLADVYIDDAFGNAHRRHASNVGITKFMKVCGAGFLIKKELNFFKKALDSPARPFVAIIGGSKVSGKLEALTNLIKKVDKMIIGGGMAFTFLKAQGYEIGKSLVEDDLVAKARELMETAGKLGIKLYLPVDCVIAENKSAQAETKIVPIQEINPNWMGLDIGPATIALFTEALNNTKTIVWNGPMGVFEIDAFSRGTSALTHSVANSYAVTIVGGGDTDVAIHEAGETDKITYISTGGGAFLELLGGKALPAIEALEHCDDT; from the coding sequence ATGAAATTTATAGATGAAATAGACATCAGAGGAAAGAGGGTCCTGTTTAGATTTGATTTCAATGTTCCCTTAGTTCCCTTAGACGGTAGTTTTAATATCGTTGATGATACGAGGATCAGGGCCGTCCTTCCCACGCTTAATTATGCCCTCGATAAGGGAGCAAAAGTCATCATTATCTCCCATCTCGGGAGACCCAAGGGGAGGGTTGTGCCTGAACTTAGCCTTGCCCCCGTCACGATAAGGTTGTCCCGGCTTTTAGGGCTTTTAGATAAACAGGTACAGATGGCCGGAGATTGTATCGGTGACGAAGTAAGGAAACTGATCGCAGACATGAAACCGAGGTGTATTGTTCTCCTTGAGAACCTGAGGTTTCATCCGGAGGAGGAAGCTAATGCCGATGAGTTTGCCAGGGAACTGGCCAGTTTGGCAGATGTCTACATTGATGATGCCTTTGGAAATGCCCACAGGAGGCATGCATCAAACGTTGGCATCACAAAGTTCATGAAGGTCTGTGGCGCCGGTTTTCTGATAAAGAAGGAGTTGAACTTCTTTAAAAAGGCGCTGGACAGTCCGGCTCGACCTTTTGTGGCAATTATTGGCGGTTCGAAAGTTTCCGGTAAACTTGAAGCCCTGACTAATCTCATTAAAAAGGTTGATAAGATGATTATCGGCGGAGGGATGGCTTTTACCTTCCTGAAAGCGCAGGGGTATGAGATTGGTAAGTCCCTCGTGGAAGATGATCTGGTGGCCAAGGCCCGGGAGCTGATGGAAACGGCAGGGAAACTGGGTATAAAATTATATCTGCCCGTTGATTGTGTTATCGCTGAGAATAAGAGTGCCCAAGCGGAGACGAAGATAGTGCCTATACAGGAGATTAATCCCAACTGGATGGGCCTCGATATCGGTCCCGCCACTATTGCCCTCTTTACAGAGGCGTTAAATAATACCAAAACCATCGTCTGGAATGGTCCGATGGGGGTGTTTGAAATTGACGCATTCAGCAGAGGGACATCGGCGCTGACTCACAGTGTGGCAAATTCGTATGCCGTTACTATTGTCGGGGGGGGAGATACTGATGTGGCGATTCATGAGGCGGGCGAGACTGATAAGATCACTTATATTTCCACGGGAGGCGGGGCCTTCCTCGAACTGTTGGGGGGTAAAGCGCTCCCGGCGATTGAGGCCCTCGAGCATTGTGATGACACAAA
- the gltX gene encoding glutamate--tRNA ligase has translation LLEDLKWLSLDWDEGPEKDGPVGPYHQMARLDIYDFYLKKLIKGGNVYPCYCTEEELEAERVGLLSRKMTPRYTGKCRHLTDETKRKLEGEGRRPAFRFHVGEGGIEFNDLIRGKMRFNCADIGDFIIVRSNGVPAYNFAVVIDDHLMKITHVIRGEDHLTNTAMQLILYKTFGFTFPSFAHHSLIRGKDHTKLSKRHGTVSVRGFRNRGILPETLLNYLYLLGSSTGKNREVYSLAEIIRDFSLAGTGKGGAIFDEDKLKWLNGIYIRQYELQKLTERLAPFIEKAGYDYDAIEGEWLYQVVEAVRGNLVTLSEVGDYLDMFSDERYHFSEEAVELLRGNDAVIVVDALREALKQKTDENSYHDVIAAVREKTGFKGKKLLMPIRVAITGRLSGPELEKVFAILGKASMIKRVEKVLAENPGWKEEH, from the coding sequence ACCTTCTGGAAGACCTGAAATGGCTCTCCTTAGACTGGGATGAAGGACCGGAAAAGGACGGGCCGGTGGGACCGTATCATCAGATGGCAAGGCTCGATATTTATGATTTCTACCTGAAGAAACTGATCAAGGGAGGGAATGTTTACCCCTGTTACTGCACGGAAGAAGAACTGGAGGCAGAGCGGGTCGGTCTCCTTTCCCGGAAGATGACACCAAGATATACTGGAAAATGCAGGCACCTAACGGATGAGACTAAAAGAAAACTTGAAGGGGAGGGGAGAAGGCCAGCTTTTCGTTTCCACGTAGGAGAGGGTGGAATTGAGTTCAACGATCTGATCCGGGGGAAGATGAGATTTAATTGTGCCGATATTGGCGACTTCATTATCGTCCGTTCCAACGGGGTTCCCGCCTATAACTTTGCTGTCGTCATTGACGATCACCTCATGAAAATAACCCATGTCATCAGGGGAGAGGATCACCTTACCAATACGGCTATGCAGTTGATTCTCTATAAAACCTTCGGTTTTACTTTCCCTTCTTTTGCCCACCATTCTCTGATCCGGGGAAAAGACCATACAAAGTTGAGTAAGCGCCACGGAACTGTTTCTGTCAGGGGGTTCAGAAACAGGGGTATCCTGCCGGAGACCCTGTTGAACTATCTTTACCTGTTAGGAAGTTCCACAGGGAAAAACAGGGAGGTCTATTCTCTTGCAGAGATTATCAGAGATTTTTCCCTCGCGGGGACGGGTAAAGGTGGTGCCATTTTTGATGAGGACAAACTGAAGTGGCTCAACGGCATCTATATCCGGCAATATGAACTCCAAAAGCTAACAGAACGGTTGGCGCCATTTATTGAAAAGGCAGGATATGATTATGACGCTATTGAGGGTGAGTGGCTTTATCAGGTTGTTGAGGCCGTGAGGGGTAATCTCGTTACCCTGTCCGAAGTTGGAGATTACCTGGATATGTTTTCTGACGAGAGGTATCATTTTTCAGAGGAGGCGGTGGAGCTCCTCCGGGGAAACGATGCTGTAATAGTAGTGGATGCCCTTCGTGAGGCACTGAAGCAGAAAACCGATGAAAATTCCTATCACGATGTGATTGCCGCCGTACGTGAAAAGACCGGTTTTAAGGGAAAGAAACTGCTTATGCCTATAAGGGTTGCGATAACCGGCAGACTGTCGGGACCGGAGCTTGAGAAAGTCTTTGCCATTCTGGGAAAGGCATCCATGATAAAGAGAGTGGAAAAGGTGTTGGCTGAGAATCCAGGATGGAAAGAAGAGCATTAA
- the truA gene encoding tRNA pseudouridine(38-40) synthase TruA, producing DEGVVTRNLKMIVEYNGGGYHGWQRQNDTMTVQQVLEETIGIITREEIKVIGAGRTDAGVHAINQVANFKTGSKIEETKLLQGINSLLPKDVVVKHLVEVEETFHARHDARSKVYLYQIYNRPVRSVVYRDYAWFIRESLAIDRMRAALLLLKGTHDFSSFSAADKEIKNHVRTVMDVDVKVARCGMVKIYIEANGFLRYMVRNIVGTLVDVGKGRWLPTEFMCLIEAKDRRRAGVTAPPQGLFLMEVKY from the coding sequence AGGATGAGGGCGTTGTGACACGCAACCTGAAGATGATCGTGGAGTACAACGGAGGCGGCTATCATGGATGGCAACGTCAGAACGATACCATGACCGTTCAGCAGGTCCTTGAAGAGACCATCGGCATCATCACCCGAGAAGAGATCAAGGTCATTGGTGCGGGAAGAACCGATGCAGGTGTCCACGCCATAAATCAGGTAGCCAATTTCAAGACGGGATCAAAAATCGAAGAGACAAAACTTCTCCAGGGTATCAACAGCCTTCTGCCGAAGGATGTGGTGGTTAAACATCTTGTAGAGGTAGAAGAGACCTTCCACGCCCGCCACGATGCCAGGAGTAAGGTATATCTCTATCAAATATACAACAGACCGGTTCGGTCGGTTGTATACAGAGATTATGCCTGGTTTATCCGAGAATCACTCGCTATAGACAGGATGAGGGCGGCGTTACTTCTTCTTAAGGGAACTCATGATTTTTCATCTTTTAGTGCCGCCGATAAGGAGATAAAGAATCATGTCAGAACGGTCATGGATGTTGATGTTAAGGTGGCCAGATGTGGTATGGTAAAAATTTATATAGAAGCCAATGGGTTCTTAAGGTATATGGTAAGAAATATAGTCGGTACGCTGGTTGATGTGGGTAAGGGGAGGTGGTTACCGACCGAATTTATGTGTCTCATAGAAGCGAAGGATAGGAGACGGGCAGGTGTGACGGCGCCACCTCAGGGACTGTTTTTAATGGAAGTGAAATACTGA